Part of the Ornithodoros turicata isolate Travis chromosome 6, ASM3712646v1, whole genome shotgun sequence genome, CAAATTGCACTTTCAACGTCTTTGCAATCTGTCGTACTATTACAAGTAACCTTTGTCTTCTGGTCCCAAGAAACACTGCGGCTGATCAGGTGAGTCGTTTTGTTGCATAATTTGTTGAACACAAGTGACGCACATTCATGAACTGTGATGTGATTAGGGCCCTTTGCTGTGGGGTTTTACCCATTAAGACCCGGTTTACTTCGTATCTGCATCGTGAGGTAAACCCTGCAAAACACCGACAAGTAACTGGTCTGTGTTTTTCAGGTTTAGCTAAGtaacttggcaaagtgccaaATCAGCCACCAAATTAGGCACTGCACATTGAGCATAGCTGTTCTGCACTTATGTTAGTCTGTAATGCAagaagctgttttttttttttttttcccacacCCAAAAATCTGCTTTTCCGCCCAATATCACTGGGTTTTACCGTTTTGgaatttcaaatcaaatcagCTTTTCAAAAAAACATACAGCCCAAAAACAAAAGGCCCTAGTTGTGAGTTTGAACATGGTGCCATTTAAACGCAGCTATGCTACCAAAAAAATTAGGTATATCTCAAAAATATGGATTTTATTAATCAACGTATAAAAATAGATGTAATAAATTTCTGTAAGTGTAAAATGCTGCTATGTCATATAGTCAACACATCcccatagtttttttttttaaatatacatTTTCTCGCACGTTACCCTTTTGTACACTCCAGAATTATCCTTGTACAAGTTTGTTGCATGAATGTCACTGACTCCCACAGTCAGTTGTACAGGAGGTGATGCTTGAGTGTACCCTGCTTGGTTATGATCCCTTTAAGCCTGTTATAAGCAACCAAGTTCATTTGGAACCTCATATGGCATTGCGGCCTTGTCATAAGCTcagagtaccgtattttcacacgtattagccgcaccgcagataagccgcaggactcgtttttagatgtattttgaaaatgtttttgcagataagctgtactcgcagataagccgcgggtaatatgacgcgactgctttgtgcgctaaaccggGTCAcacccgatgtcaggtgtattgaacccttttTGTGGGTCAGCCGataaaggagaccgtagggaaggccataaacccagtggtccacattccggtgtcggcatgatgtataacaaaggaggtcagttctagtgttctactaagatcggattgtgcccttgttgcgtgttttttgtGGATTGACCAGGTAGTGGTGTTGCaggagacatgaatcactgtcaccccttttgttaaagctgtgtgggggaatgtattcggaaggtcagtccactcgaatgtggaccctcccctgttcggtattgttccgaaaaacatgaggcactgtcggccctttaaTCCGGCcgtttaatccggggtatggcgaaaataccagggaaaaatagctatcagataagccgcaggacgtccacgaaaaaaaaaaaaaaaatcgtgcataagccacggctaatacgcgtgaaaatacggtactacGAGGCAGGAATTAACACCCTCGCGACTGGTGTACGAGTCCTCCGACATTAAATACTTTTCTAAAGTGATACGAGCTCGAAACCACAGTGCAGCGTAAACGTCTTTCACAAATTTAACTTCTGGCAAATCAGTTTTTGTGGCAGTTCTGTTCCAAAACATGCACGAAAGAACTTCTACAGTATGTAGTTCATTGGCAAAGGAGTGTTGCAAAGTGTGAGGTGGCACGACACACTGAGAAACAACGTAATGGCCCAGTACGAAGGTGAAGGTGAGGTGCCATTGCATGGATGTGGAGTGTTGTCACTTCGTGAGTCCGTAGTGCggtaaaagagagagagagagagaaaaaaaacagtaCACTGGAATAAGGCCACAGACCGACAAAGTCACTCATGTATCTGGCCCTCCAGAACGCATTTCTGTCACCAAGCAGGGCTCACATTTCGCGGTCCTTCTGTCTAAAATGTTAGTTACTTAGTTACTAAAATGTTACTTTCACAGCTTGCAGAACTGGCCGGACCCGGAGGACGAGTTGAAATAGAGCAGAATTTACTAAATGGGAAAATCAAGACGATAACGGCTTACTATGGAGACCTCATCACAAGATCATGATCAATCATCCTTCAAGTCACGGTATCCATCTTCCGATTTTTGAAAATGTGGCAAATATTGCGTTATATATAGTTTGCACAAACATACTAAATATCATAATAAAACGCAACCTGCATTGTCTTTGGCAATATATTGAAATTTCTTTCCTGGAACCTGAAGTCAGTATGTGCAACACGTAGTAAGCAGATCCCAGGAAATATGCGTGAAAATAAATATGTTCAATCCGTAACTCAAAGTATGAACACTTTGACGTACTAGAAGTAACAACAAGAGCATAAACTTACAATATTGACATGTAATGTCGGTCTCTAGTAATGAATGGGCTGCATAAAAGGGGTGCTTTGCCGTGAAACATTGTCATGTCTCCTCACGGATTGAAAGCAAAGGATGCAAGGTCAAGTCGCTTTGTCGGTCTCTGGAAGGCCCTCTTCAAAACATTGGTTTTGTCATTTAAGAATGCCTGGTAAAATGTACTGTATGGAGCGTACAGTCTCCCCATGGGCTAGCTGAAATGTTGCACTAAAAACGCTGTCTGAAAAAGGTCCCCGATGCCTTGCCCAATGCTCTTGAACCCAAGCTTAAATCATGCTCAAATACAAATTTCTTTGGTTTTCTGTATTTCGGTTAGACCCTCTGGACTGCTTTATTGTCCTCCTCTTTGAATATTCTTGCCATATGTGGCAGTCACTGTTAAAGCCAAATAGGCTTGCAAACGGTTGAATATTATATTCTCAAGACTTTTCAGAAACGTATTTATACTTCGAAACCCTACTAGAAAAAATTCAGTCCGAAGCAGGGATCTATAAAACAAAAAATTCTTACAGTAAATTATGTCATGTGTTACGAATTTTTTTATTATACGATTTGGTATCATTTCGTGTGCCTTATACATGTGGCATGGCCCCATATTGTGTGAGAAAAAGTGTAAGAAAAAACTGCCCAAATGGCAGCGACTCTCCTGCATCCTCTCGTCATGGTATAAAAATTGGAATACTTTCCGCATGGTGCTTCGCCCACGTGCGGGTCTCGTGCTCTGCAAATCGGCTCCTCCATTATGGAGTACATCATCAATAGCTTCAGGCGTCACAGTCTACACAGTGAGCATCTCCAAATACAGCTGCCGAGGCTTAACCACGTTGCACGTCACTTAACTGTTTTGTGTCCGGAACATGAACACAACATTCTTTGTCAAAGCAGAGTTTGTGTAGCCGGAATGCAAACTCTTCTTCGCTGTACCATTTCTCCTTGTTAAACTCTGGGAAGAAGAATTGGATTTCACGATCGGCTGCTTCTTCAGAGTCTGTGAAGAAACGCATACAGTATTAAAATTTTGCTAAAAATTTAACTGAACAGTATCAGCAAAACATCCAAATGGTGTCTTACCACAGGCTAATTTTatgcaaaaaaaataataaataaaaatctcTAGAGTGCAAAACTGATTTGAATTATAATTTTGTTTCcactattgattgattgatgggCAATGGATGGATGGAACTATGAAGGTTACAGAAAAAGTAAAGTTGCACGAAACACAAAACAGTTTTTATGGCTGTGCAAATAGTCATTTTAACAAGTAATCACATAACCAAACACATAAGCAGCATATACGATGTGAATCTTTATATGAAGCAGCAGTCAGTTTCCTTTATACCCTCCCTCATGGCATTTTTGGACTTAGGCGTGAAGCTCCGGAACCACTAAAATATAGTATGTTTCGAAGATACACTGCTTCAATTCAGAATTCAAATTGTATATGTAATTATTTGCTTCGCTTAAAAAATCCAAGTATTCACACAGCCCTAAAAATCTTGTTTAAAACCCCAGGACTTTAAGTCCCACTGACTAAGTTAAAATTAATTTCCCTCAATGCTAGCAGTGTTGGGATACTGCTTTTACTTCCAGAAATTCTGGTGGTGTAAAGAAAATGACACACCATAAAGAGAGTACAAATACTCTGTCTTCGCTGCTCCGCTCTGAATACTATAACCAAGCGGAACACCGTAGTACTTGAAGGTAGACAACATACCTGAGCCATGACCGGCATTCCTGGTGTCTGTCAATCCGTACCGTGCTCGAATTGAATGTGGAGCTTCGTAGATTGCCCTAGGAATGCAGCATTTTTTTCATACAAGTGGGATATATACTTTTAAATTAGAAAGCAAGAAATATTTTCTCACTGGAACACCTTTGTTGGACCGAGAAGCGTTCGCCATTCCTTAATAGCATTTTCTTTTGCAAGAATGTGGGCTGATATGGGGCTACtataaagaaacaaagaaatataatatgtgatatcAGTACAGCAAGCAGTGCTTCAAATCAAACTAACATTTTTATATGTGAAACCTGGCACTGACacttaagaaaagaaaaaaaaagaaaaaagacgtgTCACACAGGAGCTTTCATGTGTGGTGAAGCTGATTTCATAACATAACCAGTTTAGCAACAGTAAATAATGACTAAGTAGTTATTAAAGCACACTTAGCATCTCCACACTACGAACACTCTTATTGGACTAAATATATTGTATCCTAAATGAAACACCCCACCTTGACATATACGAAGTCAATCTATTGAAGAAGAATCgatctgaaaaagaaaaaaaaaaatagttggCAAAAAAAGTTATATCGCAATCCTCCATTCGGCTCAGACACCCATAGATATGTGAAGGGAGCCAGCCCTATTAACTCAAGGTCATTCAAAGTAGCTGTCACAATACTCGTCCATGCCGCTTTCTGTCACACGTGCTATCCACGTGAAAGCTGTCACGTCGTTCAAGCTCGAAATCTTGATAAGGCGTTGTCCGCACAAAAGATGATCAGCGTTATCTCACACGTAGCaatctttttatttttacgGGGATAAATAAGCCGGCGCCTTCCTGGTCgtatatttatatacacatgaTGGAACAAACAGCCCGTAATTGCGGGTTCATTGGATTGTTGATGCTCACCCTTGTGTTCGGCGTAGAACATCTCCATTTGTTCCCTGGTATAACATGCCACTTTTGTTTTCACAAAGGTGAAGTCATGGTCCAAAATTAATTGTCGCACCGCCTGGAAAAGACACGAAAAATTAATGTGGGGGAATAGACACAAGCGCGAAACATATGGGAGTTCGAGCACCTCTTATAATAAGAGAACTTCCGTGACAGCTGATTAGTATATAAGAGAAAATAACGGCACGATTTTTACCTCCAGTTTAATGGGAACTTTGCATACGTCTGGCTTCAGGATAGCTAACGTCAGCTGCAGCTGGCGCGTGAGGCACATGATGAAGTTTGAATCACGGCTATTGCCCAAGCTATAGCATTGCTATTTGCATGTTCTCTTTGTTTTGGTTTGTCTTTCGTTCAGCGCCTGGAGCGACACCTGCCACAGAATGGATGGGCGAGGTGCTGGCACCTGGAGGCTATGAATGAAACTAAATGTGCGTTCTTTTTGAAATAAAGTTCTGAACCAATTAAGTAAAcattatctaaaaaaaaagataaaccTGAACCAACACCAACACCTGTGCGCTCGtcgacgtaacaattaagagtcagccaatcacgaacgtgctttcagagGTCCTGACCATggagaaccaccgtcgtctgcgagttgtgattaaACGTCCCCGcttactaaatgggaaaacttggaaataaagcgcaaaacggactcaatctttctcaaaaccgATTTTCTGGagagcgtcttgcactttttgtctaaatatttcgGCCTGCGGGTTCctggtgagctgcaatcatttgcgggttcttgaattcgcggaaccgtgaatcgcagtagcagacgaattctgactcttaatgtGCACGttgcgaaggagggagaggatgcaatgagcaggctttctctatctaggtggtggtgTCTGAACCAGATGCACTGACGTAACACATGACGTAACACCACAGGCCCCTAAAAAGAATGAGGAAATGCAAACCTTGTCATCTGCCTGTTTTCTTCCGCTTTATTTGTCCTAACAATTCATAAGCGGGTATTGAGGGTCCTCTTTTGACAGCGA contains:
- the LOC135398896 gene encoding nucleoside diphosphate kinase 6-like — protein: MCLTRQLQLTLAILKPDVCKVPIKLEAVRQLILDHDFTFVKTKVACYTREQMEMFYAEHKDRFFFNRLTSYMSSSPISAHILAKENAIKEWRTLLGPTKVFQAIYEAPHSIRARYGLTDTRNAGHGSDSEEAADREIQFFFPEFNKEKWYSEEEFAFRLHKLCFDKECCVHVPDTKQLSDVQRG